In Vanrija pseudolonga chromosome 4, complete sequence, a single window of DNA contains:
- the CLU1 gene encoding Clustered mitochondria translates to MSDNEVKPDAVAPEAVAEEQVDAAEAVEEQVTGKSSFTAAKDQPSNARTLPKPTENESFASITLYPQPGETIQELKLNVSEWVGGYWLGPFSLRLPGQRSAEPLGQSKDGIEIFAGEKLSDWIEVGEVFEHVAEDGERVLEAVKEAYTEGAARQAIIRLLDYIEPVGTTVHTLSTPQGIAPGATIFESVRDGLSATLGSTETVYEEVEVALPSARKGKVGKKEVVKVKKEIPAQQANAFSDWKGWSSVPLSKLPVAQAPVEVLPTLRSIQLSPFNPPPAHLRQQGHQLYLQVSILEGDVYTLVCTSRGWYASKSNVNNFDPSPRDSAAAPTHSLIDLLHSLSPLFSERIFALPSLSSAPPALDPLSTVALPQAEPAYPWLVSAPKPDTVPDVLRTQLAYLHSGATVPDALDSARDWNEEIQGVKELPHSTMQERVFRERMAQKTWAEFTQASLRAVNAVARGDVVALNPNEPSRSHMWLHANIFVTKAIDSIDAYSHLGGDAAAHVSHAKDAEGVRLLNRLDVDGAYLLGHTVVDWQGERWVCQSVLPGIFARREAPAAEETEGAEKKEDWVKVDGAVSEAAAESTSNPLIIYGVDSEQTATAHWDEATHKVMEKIASHQRLAAHKVTTGGKEHEFYASAEVKGLRGSDGRRYLLDLPRLNPVDIEWLEKDYNGKLAGPDAEADAPVYPHRIALLRPELVELFWESELKRWARNVAAEQAAKKKAEAGESEEKEGETAADGEKKPEAAEEPAIDPSTIATLKEFELRFNPDAFVDDKGADGIAPSKYSDESDPSIKAVRDASVFLRTIAVPAVALDVLTGAASGIMDGTSLTRHLHARGINIRYLGHLAATIDQFSKGPEGEKRAAVGHLGSLKNIVLQEMVFRASKHILRRLVRGLLPEQVPAAVSHFLNLLLGTRVNASPKAVYERVDIGPATEPEYVSLTAEAVRKEIISEIETRFRWKLDETFLTEGIRRPQLLRELASRFAFQLAQQDYVFEPVAEAAAPNGESDKENRPAAAPKAKKGKAPVAAKRATTFAPEDILTLIPLVRSTAPSVSVAEEIFEAGRSTINRGQVDMGLEFMLEGIQLYEQIHTVIHPEVAAAYNQYASTLHQLARIKIQQLAQQENADPEQPLGLDIGTGLRLQRQAVIIAERTLGVYHPDTLAYYFQLAMLENLEGNSQASLRYFRHLLSLWDVIHGPDHPEINTILSNAGIVLQALNENTTSIRLLEQTAERTAEQFGDKHTQHGSALHQLTQAHFLGGDFAKALESSNAALEIFKAQYGEEHNQTKEVAKNVELLTAVVDNVERQKAAQEQMKKQHVERLAAARTGAPAPVAAGGKKRVLVQPPTAVNGASAAAPADGEAASTADGEAAERSIDELVKYIQGSIPSKPARGAKNSLRGKRRTGAKR, encoded by the exons ATGTCTGACAACGAGGTCaagcccgacgccgtcgcccccgaggccgtcgctgaggagcaggtcgacgctgccgaggccgtcgaggagcaggtcaCCGGCAAGTCCTCATTCACGGCCGCCAAGGATCAG CCCAGCAATGCCCGGACGCTTCCCAAGCCCACCGAGAACGAGTCGTTCGCCTCCATCACCCTCTACCCCCAGCCTGGAGAGACTATCCaggagctcaagctcaacgTGAGCGAGTGGGTTGGCGGCTACTGGCTCGGCCCCTTCTCGCTCCGTCTCCCCGGCCAGCGCTCTGCCGAGCCCCTTGGCCAGTCCAAGGACGGCATTGAGATCTTTGCCGGCGAGAAGCTGAGCGACTGGatcgaggtcggcgaggtctTTGAGCACGttgccgaggacggcgagcgtgtcctcgaggccgtcaagg AGGCGTACACCGAGGGTGCTGCCCGCCAGGCGATTATCCGCCTGCTCGACTACATTGAGCCAGTTGGTACCACTGTCCACACCCTCTCGACGCCCCAGGGCATCGCGCCCGGCGCTACCATCTTCGAGTCGGTCCGTGACGGCCTCTCCGCTACTCTGGGCTCGACCGAGACCGTCtacgaggaggtcgaggtcgcccttCCCTCTGCtcgcaagggcaaggtcggcAAGAAGGAGGTCGTCAAGGTGAAGAAGGAGATTCCTGCCCAGCAGGCCAACGCCTTCTCCGACTGGAAGGGATGGTCGTCGGTTCCTCTGTCCAAGCTGCCTGTCGCCCAGGCCCCTGTCGAGGTCCTCCCCACCCTCCGCTCGATCCAGCTGTCGCCTTTCAACCCTCCCCCTGCCCACCTCCGCCAGCAGGGCCACCAGCTCTACCTCCAGGTCTCGatcctcgagggcgacgtctACACCCTCGTCtgcacgtcgcgcggctgGTACGCGTCCAAGTCGAACGTCAACAACTTTGACCCCTCTCCCCGCGACTCGGCTGCTGCCCCTACCCACAGCCTGATCGACCTCCTccactcgctctcgcccctcTTCTCGGAGCGCATCTTTGCGCTcccctcgctctcgtcggccCCTCCTGCCCTCGACCCCCTCTCCACTGTCGCCCTTCCCCAGGCCGAACCCGCCTACCCATGGCTCGTTTCGGCCCCCAAGCCCGACACTGTCCCCGACGTCCTCCGCACCCAGCTTGCGTACCTCCACTCGGGTGCCACCGTTCctgacgcgctcgactcggctcGTGACTGGAACGAGGAGATCCAGGGTGTCAAGGAGCTCCCCCACTCGACCATGCAGGAGCGCGTCTTCCGCGAGCGCATGGCTCAGAAGACTTGGGCCGAGTTCACCCAGGCTTCGCTCCGCGCCGTCAACGCCGTTGCTCGCGgtgacgtcgtcgccctcaacCCCAACGAGCCCAGCCGCTCGCACATGTGGCTCCACGCCAACATCTTTGTCACCAAGGCCATCGACTCGATCGACGCCTACTCTCACCTCGGTGGtgacgctgctgcccacGTTTCGcacgccaaggacgccgagggtgTCCGTCTGCTGAACCGTCTCGACGTTGACGGTGCctacctcctcggccacacCGTTGTCGACTGGCAGGGTGAGCGCTGGGTGTGCCAGTCGGTTCTGCCCGGTATCTTTGCTCGTCGCGAGGCCCCTGCCGCTGAGGAGACTGAGGgtgccgagaagaaggaggactGGGTCAAGGTTGACGGCGCTGTCAgcgaggctgccgccgagtcgacctcCAACCCCCTCATCATCTACGGTGTCGACTCGGAGCAGACTGCTACAGCCCACTGGGACGAGGCCACCCACAAGGTCATGGAGAAGATTGCTTCCCACcagcgccttgccgcccACAAGGTCACGACTGGCGGCAAGGAGCACGAGTTCTACGCTtccgccgaggtcaagggTCTCCGCGGCTCGGACGGCCGTCGCTACCTCCTTGACCTCCCCCGTCTCAACCCTGTTGACATTGAGTGGCTCGAGAAGGACTACAACGGCAAGCTCGCTGGAcctgacgccgaggccgacgcccccGTCTACCCCCACCGTATCGCCCTTCTCCGTCCCGAGCTTGTTGAGCTCTTCTGGGAGAGCGAGCTCAAGCGCTGGGCCCGCAACGTCGCCGCTGAGCAggccgccaagaagaaggccgaggccggtgagagcgaggagaaggagggtgagaccgccgccgacggtgaGAAGAAGcccgaggctgccgaggagcccgCCATCGACCCCTCGACCATTGCCACGCTGAAGGAGTTTGAGCTCCGCTTCAACCCCGACGCCTTTGTTGACGacaagggcgccgacggcattGCTCCTTCCAAGTACTCGGACGAGAGCGACCCCTCGATCAAGGCCGTTCGCGACGCTTCGGTCTTCCTCCGCACGATCGCTGTCCCCGCCGTtgccctcgacgtcctcactggcgccgcctcgggcaTCATGGACGGTACCTCGCTTACTCGCCACCTCCACGCCCGTGGTATCAACATCCGTTACCTCGGTCACCTTGCTGCCACCATTGACCAGTTCTCCAAGGgccccgagggcgagaagcgcgccgctgtcggccacctcggctcCCTCAAGAACATTGTCCTCCAGGAGATGGTCTTCCGTGCCTCCAAGCACAttctccgccgcctcgttcgcggcctcctccccgAGCAGGTCCCCGCTGCCGTCTCGCACTtcctcaatctcctcctcggtacTCGTGTCAACGCCTCCCCCAAGGCTGTTTACGAGCGTGTCGACATTGGCCCCGCCACCGAGCCCGAGTACGTCtcgctcaccgccgaggccgtccgCAAGGAGATTATCAGCGAGATTGAGACTCGCTTCCGCTGGAAGCTTGACGAGACCTTCCTCACCGAGGGCATTCGCCGCCCCCAGCTCCTCCGCGAGCTTGCTTCGCGTTTCGCGTTCCAGCTCGCTCAGCAGGACTACGTCTTTGAGCCtgttgccgaggccgctgcccccaacggcgagagcgacaaggagaaccgtcctgccgccgccccgaaggccaagaagggcaaggctcCCGTGGCTGCCAAGCGCGCCACCACCTTTGCTCCTGAGGACATTCTCACCCTCATTCCTCTCGTTCGCTCGACGGCTCCTTCGGTCTCGGTCGCTGAGGAGATCTTCGAGGCTGGCCGCAGCACCATCAACCGCGGCCAGGTCGACATGGGTCTCGAGTTCATGCTCGAGGGTATCCAGCTCTACGAGCAGATCCACACCGTGATCCaccccgaggtcgccgccgcgtacAACCAGTACGCCAGCACCCTCCAccagctcgctcgcatcAAGATCCAGCAGCTTGCCCAGCAGGAgaacgccgaccccgagcagccccttggccttgacaTTGGCACTGGTCTCCGTCTCCAGCGCCAGGCCGTCATCATTGCCGAGCGTACCCTCGGTGTCTACCACCCCGACACGCTTGCGTACTACTTCCAGCTTGCCATGCTCGAGAACCTCGAGGGCAACTCGCAGGCTTCGCTCCGCTACTTCCGCCACCTGCTCTCGCTCTGGGACGTCATCCACGGCCCCGACCACCCCGAGATCAACACCATCCTCAGCAACGCTGGTATTGTTCTCCAGGCGCTCAACGAGAATACCACCTCGATCAGGCTCCTCGAGCAGACTGCGGAGCGCACTGCCGAGCAGTTTGGCGACAAGCACACCCAGCACGGTTCGGCTCTCCACCAGCTCACCCAGGCTCACTTCCTTGGCGGCGACTTTGCCAAGGCTCTCGAGTCGTCCAACGCCGCTCTTGAGATTTTCAAGGCCCAGTacggcgaggagcacaaCCAGACCAAGGAGGTTGCCAAGAACGTCGAGCTCCTTACTGCCGttgtcgacaatgtcgagcgCCAGAAGGCCGCTCAGGAGCAGATGAAGAAGCAGCAcgttgagcgcctcgcggctgCTCGCACTGGTGCCCCTGCCCCAGTTGCCGCCGGTGGCAAGAAGCGTGTCCTTGTCCAGCCTCCTACCGCCGTCAACGGCGCGTCTGCTGCCGCccctgccgacggcgaggctgCTTCCACCGCCgatggcgaggccgccgagcgctcgatcgacgagctcgtcaagtACATCCAGGGCTCGATTCCTTCGAAGCCCGCCCGCGGAGCTAAGAACAGCCTTCGTGGCAAGCGCCGCACCGGCGCCAAGCGGTAA
- the SPBC146.06c gene encoding Fanconi-associated nuclease 1 produces the protein MAAECMSSPPPELLDEESWAPSPARTAQPSPEEEEEEEQRDGTGNDTRGRISMYVKLFDEMLRTVLESEAYLFTPRELWVLRHIVSLEYQPLYLLTRLLLRRPKKVHPFASIVPAYSAELGEEGVKRAARALCLPLDLPEDLLSDERDQRAATDARRAQPERHPDARPWAELPTGLSTEEERADPELAEAIRVSLWSEQGSSAEGSQSGSNWASSSKSMPEVEVELSQPPDTIDALAHDESGLSLDDIMSCIPAEDLRRVARARKVPMNLLVSRESTMRALKDVACKQTTLGFAPLKGKGKAKATNGPVKRTMSATMTSEHKVLAELLPYVDGHVVQIDPALFTLVARVNLIFSRTPPQSTFAPALMLPPILVTSNKRNYPDYGEPTRSVIWKDRDELIAWESAVLKEVLVSETLGDNWAEQRRGGGGFGMQQQMLSRTDGAKLVRKLWESIWPEWQEMVAGEGGRAPNLEQEEANIAGDRFKTGHVLTRIVYKGAEALGVLHEYDLECEVLRALLAQRRWRRGKRGAWYERLALVLMTHYNKGDKKIEKLEEATQVCIDALLDDDTHIIYRPGLSRRLTRLEKKLRLPPDECHISYAELQECLVREVVAPRVQQNVGQARSQPTENGREREPSLGLDDGEKKAAALKAAQQVGKSAWLGRDGEVTVEGWVLEWWEDKGYQGFHAEGSILSTLFTLLMWPVLFHPLPGAFETRYQTAPLDLGEDTFARARRDLIDARLEAMQSNETALAMLRETDSRERPRGTWAVGVNWDYGARELEEIVTCFGGRALSVICRMLSEEYRHRMSGVPDLIVWNIDEKEVRFVEVKGPGDQLSETQRVWIDVLQSVGVPVEVCRVKAKDGSEAADKLKRKNSRIKAEQRAATRKREPSPIVIDDSSEGETQEADEWQFESGDEGKAEGHWERAGKRSRGK, from the exons ATGGCAGCAGAGTGcatgagctcgccgccgcctgagctcctcgacgaggagtcGTGGGCGCCCAGCCCGGCGCGCACAGCACAGCCGTCAcccgaagaagaagaagaagaggagcAGCGCGATGGGACCGGCAACGATACCCGCGGACGG ATATCGATGTACGTCAAGCTCTTTGACGAGATGCTGCGTACCGTGCTCGAGTCCGAGGCGTACCTCTTCACCCCGCGCGAGCTCTGGGTCCTGCGGCATATCGTCAGCCTGGAAT ACCAGCCGTTGTACCTCCTTACAAGGCTCCTCCTGCGCCGCCCGAAGAAGGTACACCCGTTCGCGAGCATAGTGCCGGCGTActcggccgagctgggcgaggaaggtgtcaagcgcgccgccaggGCGCTGTGTCTCCCGCTCGACTTGCCGGAGGACTTGCTGAGCGACGAAAGGGAccagcgagcggcgacagACGCACGGAGGGCGCAGCCGGAACGCCATCCAGACGCCAGGCCGTGGGCCGAACTGCCGACTGGGCTGagcaccgaggaggagcgcgcggatCCAGAACTCGCCGAAGCGATCCGCGTGAGTCTGTGGTCGGAACAGGGGTCGTCCGCCGAGGGCAGCCAGTCTGGGTCAAATTGGGCATCTTCTTCAAAGTCGATGCctgaggtcgaggtcgagctctCCCAGCCGCCAGATACgatcgacgcgctggcgcaCGACGAATCAGGCCTGTCTCTCGACGACATCATGTCGTGTATCCCAGCCGAAGACCTGCGGCGTGTCGCGAGGGCACGCAAGGTCCCCATGAACTTGCTCGTGTCCCGTGAATCGACGATGCGCGCCCTCAAGGATGTTGCGTGCAAGCAGACCACGCTGGGGTTCGCGCCGCTCAAGGGAAAGGGCAAGGCAAAAGCCACGAATGGGCCAGTCAAACGCACGATGTCGGCCACTATGACCTCGGAGCACAaggtcctcgccgagctcctgcCGTACGTCGACGGACATGTCGTGCAGATTGACCCGGCGCTGTTTACGCTCGTAGCGCGCGTCAACTTGATCttctcgcgcacgccgccacaGTCCACGTTCGCCCCGGCTCTCATGCTCCCTCCGATTCTGGTCACGTCGAACAAGCGCAACTATCCAGACTATGGCGAGCCGACACGCTCCGTCATCTGGAAGGACCGCGATGAGCTCATTGCGTGGGAGAGCGCAGTGCTCAAAGAGGTGCTCGTGTCCGAGACCTTGGGCGATAACTGGGCCGAACAGCGCCGCGGAGGTGGCGGGTTCGGaatgcagcagcagatgcTCTCGAGGACTGATGGTGCCAAGCTCGTCCGCAAGCTCTGGGAGTCAATCTGGCCCGAGTGGCAGGAGATGGTGGCTGGGGAGGGTGGCCGAGCGCCCAACCTGGAACAAGAGGAGGCCAATATCGCAGGCGACCGTTTCAAGACCGGGCATGTACTCACTAGGATCGTGTACAAG GGAGCCGAGGCCTTGGGCGTCCTCCACGAGTACGACCTGGAATGCGAAGTGCTTCGCGCTCTGCTTGCTcagcggcgatggcggcgaggcaaGCGAGGCGCGTGGTACGAGCGCCTGGCTCTGGTCCTGATGACACACTACAACAAGGGCGATAAGAAGATtgagaagctcgaggaggcaACGCAGGTGTGCATCGATgctctcctcgacgacgatacACATATCA TCTATCGACCAGGACTGTCTCGCCGCCTCACACGACTGGAGAAGAAGCTGCGCCTGCCTCCTGACGAGTGCCACATTTCGTACGCCGAGCTGCAAGAGTGCCTCGTtcgcgaggtggtggcgccgcgtGTCCAGCAGAACGTCGGGCAGGCGCGTTCGCAGCCCACTGAGAatggacgcgagcgcgagcccaGCCTCGGCCTAGACGatggcgagaagaaggccgccgccctAAAAGCAGCGCAACAAGTTGGCAAGAGCGCTTGGCTTGGTCGGGACGGCGAAGTCACCGTCGAAGGCTGGGTCCTCGAGTGGTGGGAAGACAAGGGATATCAGGG ATTCCACGCCGAAGGCTCCATCCTGAGTACTCTGTTCACGCTCTTGATGTGGCCTGTTCTGTTCCATCCGCTACCTGGGGCTTTTGAGACCAGGTACCAAACCGCTCCACTCGATCTCGGAGAAGACACGTTTGCCAGGGCACGACGTGACCTTATCGACGCCAGGCTTGAGGCAATGCAGTCCAACGAAACAGCTCTCGCCATGCTCCGTGAGACAGACTCGCGCGAACGGCCACGGGGAACATGGGCCGTGGGTGTGAACTGGGATTACGGTGCTCGCGAGCTCGAAGAGATTGTCACCTGCTTCGGTGGCCGCGCACTCAGCGTCATTTGCCGGATGCTATCAGAGGAGTATCGACACCGAATGAGTGGAGTACCCGACCTCAT CGTTTGGAACATTGACGAGAAGGAAGTGCGCTTTGTGGAAGTCAAAGGTCCTGGCGACCAGCTCTCCGAGACACAGCGG GTGTGGATCGACGTGCTCCAGTCTGTGGGGGTGCCCGTAGAAGTGTGCCGCGTCAAGGCGAAAGACGgctccgaggccgccgacaagctgAAGCGGAAGAATAGTCGCATAAAAGcggagcagcgagcagcaacGCGCAAGAGGGAGCCATCGCCGATTGTGatcgacgacagcagcgagggGGAAACgcaggaggccgacgagtggCAGTTCGAGTCGGGAGACGAGGGGAAGGCTGAGGGACATTGGGAGCGCGCTGGCAAGCGCTCTAGGGGGAAGTAG
- the PDI gene encoding Protein disulfide-isomerase, with product MKLPLLKLLALLPAVLAASDVIDLTKASFKTEIDTADLALVEFFAPWCGHCKNLAPHYEEAATILKKSGIKLAKVDCTEEQDLCGDFEVNGYPTLKVFRNGTPTEYNGPRKADGIVSYMNKQNLPAVTELTAETHDDFTKVDPVVVIAYGDKKNAIPASFEEYANSARDNFVFGKFEGAPPASAPKKAKAGSIVLYRDFDEPVIFAGKSADVKKEDLAEWVKTQSLPIFAELGPENFGAYAEHGLPIAYLFADPEDVKGRTAITDSLKDITSTLRGLINFVWIDGVKFADYGKSLGGKTDKLPVFIVQNLGTQAKYVLEKETTAANIEKFVKDVVDGVAKPFVKSEPIPESQDGPVYHLTNAGWNNLFDDKEKDIFVEFYAPWCGHCQRLAPIWDQLGEEYKNSGVVIAKMDAQENDLPADTPFQIQGFPTLKFRAAGTTEFIDYAGDRSLESLQEFIVEHGKTKSAAEKRAAADSSLDEEFESAVADAKEPKESAAHDEL from the exons ATGAAGCTCCCTctcctcaagctcctcgcgctcctccccgcggtcctcgccgccagcgacgtcATTGACCTCACCAAGGCCTCGTTCAAGACCGAGATTGACActgccgacctcgccctcgtcga GTTCTTCGCCCCATGGTGTGGCCACTGCAAGAACCTTGCGCCCCACTACGAGGAGGCTGCTACCATCCTCAAGAAGAGCGGcatcaagctcgccaaggtcgactgcaccgaggagcaggacCTCTGCGGTGACTTTGAGGTCAACGGCTACCCTACCCTCAAGGTCTTCCGCAACGGTACCCCCACCGAGTACAACGGTCCCCGCAAGGCCGACGGCATCGTCTCGTACATGAACAAGCAGAACCTCCCTGCTGTTACCGAGCTCACCGCCGAGACCCACGACGACTTCACCAAGGTCGACCCCGTTGTTGTCATTGCCTACGGTGACAAGAAGAACGCCATCCCCGCCTCGTTCGAGGAGTACGCCAACTCGGCCCGTGACAACTTTGTCTTTGGCAAGTTTGAGGGCGCTCCccccgcctcggcccccaagaaggccaaggccggctCGATTGTTCTCTACCGTGACTTTGACGAGCCCGTCATCTTCGCCGGCAAGAGCGCCGAtgtcaagaaggaggaccTCGCCGAGTGGGTCAAGACCCAGTCGCTTCCCATCTTCGCGGAGCTTGGCCCCGAGAACTTTGGCGCCTACGCCGAGCACGGTCTCCCCATCGCTTACCTGttcgccgaccccgaggacgtcaagggcCGCACCGCCATCACCGACTCTCTCAAGGACATCACCTCGACCCTCCGTGGCCTTATTAACTTTGTCTGGATTGACGGTGTCAAGTTTGCCGACTACGGCAAGTCGCTTGGTGGCAAGACCGACAAGCTCCCCGTCTTCATTGTTCAGAACCTCGGCACCCAGGCCAAGTACGTCCTCGAGAAGGAAACGACCGCCGCCAACATTGAGAAGTTCGTCAAGGACGTTGTCGACGGTGTCGCCAAGCCCTTCGTCAAGTCTGAGCCTATTCCCGAGTCGCAGGACGGCCCCGTCTACCACCTGACCAACGCCGGCTGGAACAACCTGTTtgacgacaaggagaaggacaTCTTTGTCGAGTTCTACGCTCCCTGGTGCGGTCACTGCCAGCGTCTTGCCCCCATCTGGGaccagcttggcgaggagtACAAGAACTCTGGTGTTGTCATCGCCAAGATGGACGCCCAGGAGAACGACCTCCCCGCCGACACTCCTTTCCAGATCCAGGGCTTCCCTACGCTCAAGTTCCGCGCCGCTGGCACCACCGAGTTCATTGACTACGCTGGCGACCGCTCTCTCGAGAGCCTCCAGGAGTTCATTGTTGAGCACGGCAAGACCAAGTCGGCTGCTgagaagcgcgccgccgccgactctAGCCTTGACGAGGAGTTCGAGTctgctgtcgccgacgccaaggagcCCAAGGAGTCTGCTGCCCACGACGAGCTCTAA
- the crp-46 gene encoding 60S ribosomal protein L16 → MSTFSSTPVVIDGKGHLLGRLASILAKQILSGQKVSVVRCEEINVSGSFFRNKLKYHAYLHKRHIVNPKKSGPFHHRAPSRILYKAVRGMVPHKTPRGAAALRRLELFEGVPPAQDKVKKVVVPAALRVLRLKPGRKYATLKRISHEVGWGYKDVVDRLEEKRKVKGQAYFERQQAARKLRAKAAASVPENALLAKFGY, encoded by the exons ATGTCGACCTTCTCGTCTACTCCCGTCGTCATTGACGGCAAGGGCCAcctcctcggtcgccttGCCTCGATCCTCGCCAAGCAG ATCCTCTCGGGCCAGAAGGTCTCGGTCGTCCGCTGCGAGGAGATCAACGTCTCGGGCTCGTTCTTCCGCAACAAGCTCAAGTACCACGCTTACCTCCACA AGCGCCACATTGTCAACCCCAAGAAGTCGGGTCCCTTCCACCACCGCGCTCCTTCCCGCATCCTCTACAAGGCTGTCCGCGGCATGGTCCCCCACAAGACCCCCCGtggtgccgctgccctccGCCGTCTTGAGCTCTTCGAGGGTGTCCCCCCCGCCCAGGACAAGGTCAAGAAGGTTGTTGTCCCCGCTGCCCTCCGCGTCCTCCGCCTCAAGCCCGGCCGCAAGTACGCCACCCTCAAGCGCATCTCTCACGAGGTCGGCTGGGGCTACAAGGACGTtgtcgaccgcctcgaggagaAGAGGAAGGTCAAGGGCCAGGCCTACTtcgagcgccagcaggcCGCTCGCAAGCtccgcgccaaggccgccgcctcggtcccCGAGAAcgctctcctcgccaagTTCGGCTACTAA
- the YNL108C_1 gene encoding putative protein: MLEYLYVCRHGFRTNWTNSGMMKGPTGVIRDFPLTVYGHTQAAELGAFLSSPDRTAPHPPPERVISSPFIRCVATSAPTAAALTRAGKNGAIAIDHGVMEYYGTTPANTGLHPRPAPNGAADLDQFYPGMLDEEYGSTLYPSRHGERVRDVFARAELFADTWVGRMDEEGVRSAVVFSHAAIVIALGRVLTGDLSLQVSAACAATSLYRRKPGTLGGAGDWERVYDGRADYLPNGAERDWSWEQVGIETLDDGDTVWDEGDMQPYTPADDLPVGLAPGMDKYLRGRSVVYDPPKEATIRPPVSRL; encoded by the exons ATGCTAGAGTACCTCTACGTCTGCAGACACGGGTTCCG gacCAACTGGACCAACTCGGGCATGATGAAGGGGCCGACGGGGGTGATCCGCGACTTTCCA CTCACGGTGTACGGGCACACgcaggcggccgagctgggcgccTTCCTCTCCTCCCCGGACCGCAcggcgccgcacccgccgccagaACGCGTCATCTCGTCGCCGTTCATCCGGTgcgtggcgacgagcgccccCACAGCCGCAGCCTTGACCCGCGCGGGCAAGAAcggcgccatcgccatcgacCACGGCGTGATGGAGTACTACGGCACCACGCCGGCCAACACGGGCCTGCACCCGCGCCCGGCGCCCAACGGCGCCGCGGACCTCGACCAGTTCTATCCTGGGATGCTGGACGAGGAGTACGGGAGCACGCTTTACCCGTCGCGccatggcgagcgcgtgcgcgacgtgtTTGCGCGTGCCGAGCTGTTCGCGGACACGTGGGTCGGGCgcatggacgaggagggggtgCGCAGCGCCGTGGTCTTCTCGCACGCTGCCATTGTTATTGCGTTGGGGCGGGTG CTCACCGGCGACCTCTCACTGCAAGTGTCCGCGGCGTGTGCCGCGACCTCGCTGTACCGCCGTAAACCCGGCACGCtgggcggcgcaggcgactGGGAGCGCGTGTATGACGGCAGGGCCGACTACCTCcccaacggcgccgagcgggacTGGAGC TGGGAGCAGGTCGGCatcgagacgctcgacgacggtgacaCTGTTTGG GACGAAGGCGACATGCAGCCCTACACCCCGGCCGACGACCTGcctgtcggcctcgcgccgggCATGGACAAGTACCTCCGCGGACGGAGCGTCGTGTATGACCCGCCTAAGGAGGCGACGATACGTCCTCCGGTTTCGCGGCTATAG
- the NDUFA5 gene encoding NADH dehydrogenase [ubiquinone] 1 alpha subcomplex subunit 5 has translation MLRASRPLFAVAKTLKASTGITGVPVHSNPLPALTKVYNQTLTSLSALPATSVYRQAAEALTKHRLAVVEKANGDIPAVEKELGTIVEVALQEAESELSLSGQVAEWKVWEPLEEKPHPDQWRYFDPTGDSL, from the exons ATGCTCCGCGCCTCTCGCCCTCTcttcgccgtcgccaa GACGCTCAAGGCCTCGACCGGCATCACGGGCGTTCCGGTCCACTCCAACCCCCTGCCGGCCCTGACCAAGGTCTACAACCAGACCTTGACATCGCTCTCGGCCCTCCCCGCGACCTCGGTGTACCgccaggcggccgaggcgctgaCAAAGCACcgcctcgcggtcgtcgagaaggccaacggcgacatccccgccgtcgagaaggagctcgGTACCATCGTCGAGGTTGCCCTCCAGGAGGCCGAATCGGAGCTCTCCCTCTCgggccaggtcgccgagtGGAAGGT CTGGGAGCCCCTCGAGGAGAAGCCCCACCCCGACCAGTGGAGGTACTTTGACCCAACTGGCGACTCGCTCTAA